Proteins encoded in a region of the Oncorhynchus clarkii lewisi isolate Uvic-CL-2024 chromosome 18, UVic_Ocla_1.0, whole genome shotgun sequence genome:
- the LOC139373465 gene encoding zinc transporter Slc39a7 isoform X2 translates to MQAIGATLLISAAPFLILFLIPVQSNTDQHQNLLKVLLSFASGGLLGDAFLHLIPHALEPHSNHGDEGQGHSDSEESQYHGHSHGAAHGHMMSVGLWVLGGIVAFLVVEKFVRLLKGGHGHSHSQAAPKAKESDGEKKKKNEGEKDLKENKDEKTPKEVEEKTTDIKVSGYLNLAADFTHNFTDGLAIGASFLVGPAVGTVTTLTILLHEVPHEIGDFAILVQSGCTKKKAMCLQLLTALGALAGTACSLLAEGVGAAATAWILPFTAGGFVYIATVTVLPELLVGRSSLGQSVMEILAMLVGIYMMVLIAEYE, encoded by the exons ATGCAG GCCATCGGTGCCACTCTGCTGATCAGTGCTGCTCCCTTCCTCATCCTTTTCCTGATCCCGGTCCAGTCCAATACAGACCAGCACCAGAACCTCTTGAAGGTGCTGCTGAGCTTCGCCTCTGGTGGCCTGCTGGGAGACGCCTTTCTGCACCTCATCCCTCACGCCCTGG AGCCTCACTCTAACCATGGAGACGAGGGACAAGGCCACTCTGACAGTGAAGAATCACAGTATCATGGCCACTCACATG GTGCTGCCCATGGTCACATGATGTCAGTAGGGCTGTGGGTTCTCGGTGGAATCGTGGCCTTCCTGGTGGTGGAGAAATTTGTTCGCCTCCTGAAGGGTGGACACGGACACTCCCACTCTCAGG CTGCTCCTAAGGCAAAGGAGAGTGACGgggagaaaaagaagaagaatgaGGGTGAGAaagatttaaaagaaaacaaagatGAGAAGACTCCAAAAGAAGTGGAGGAGAAAACTACAG ATATCAAGGTGTCGGGCTACCTGAACCTGGCTGCTGACTTCACACACAATTTCACTGACGGGTTGGCCATCGGGGCATCGTTCCTGGTGGGCCCAGCAGTAGGCACAGTCACCACTCTCACCATCCTGCTGCACGAGGTGCCCCACGAGATTGGCGACTTTGCCATCCTGGTCCAGTCTGGCTGCACCAAGAAGAAG GCTATGTGTCTACAGCTGCTGACAGCCTTGGGGGCTCTTGCCGGCACAGCCTGCTCCCTATTGGCTGAGGGGGTGGGTGCGGCCGCCACAGCCTGGATCCTACCATTCACTGCGGGTGGCTTTGTGTACATTGCCACGGTGACGGTTCTGCCTGAGCTGCTGGTTGGCCGCTCCAGTCTGGGCCAATCAGTGATGGAGATCCTAGCGATGCTGGTTGGAATTTACATGATGGTGCTAATCGCAGAGTATGAGTGA
- the LOC139373465 gene encoding zinc transporter Slc39a7 isoform X1 has translation MMAHGRLLALFTGAVLLLAAQLTVAHSHSHDHGHAHSHGGGGCHGHSHGGQKLHQGASKWSAEANLPPAEESHHGHAHDHGHDHAHDHAHAHDHAHDHGHAHGHDHAHDHGHEHKEESGHGHTQGGERVKRQVEGEKRDIVELWMQAIGATLLISAAPFLILFLIPVQSNTDQHQNLLKVLLSFASGGLLGDAFLHLIPHALEPHSNHGDEGQGHSDSEESQYHGHSHGAAHGHMMSVGLWVLGGIVAFLVVEKFVRLLKGGHGHSHSQAAPKAKESDGEKKKKNEGEKDLKENKDEKTPKEVEEKTTDIKVSGYLNLAADFTHNFTDGLAIGASFLVGPAVGTVTTLTILLHEVPHEIGDFAILVQSGCTKKKAMCLQLLTALGALAGTACSLLAEGVGAAATAWILPFTAGGFVYIATVTVLPELLVGRSSLGQSVMEILAMLVGIYMMVLIAEYE, from the exons ATGATGGCCCATGGACGTCTGCTAGCACTGTTCACAGGAGCGGTGCTGTTGCTAGCCGCCCAGCTAACTGTTGCTCACAGTCACTCTCATGACCATGGGCATGCACATTCGCATGGGGGTGGCGGTTGCCATGGTCATTCCCATGGCGGTCAGAAGCTGCACCAGGGGGCCAGCAAGTGGAGTGCTGAGGCCAACCTGCCCCCAGCAGAGGAGTCGCACCACGGTCACGCACATGACCACGGACATGACCACGCCCATGACCATGCTCACGCACATGACCACGCCCATGACCATGGTCATGCTCACGGACACGACCACGCCCATGACCATGGTCATGAGCACAAGGAGGAGAGTGGACACGGGCACACccaaggaggggagagggtgaagaggcaggtggagggagagaagagggacatAGTGGAGCTCTGGATGCAG GCCATCGGTGCCACTCTGCTGATCAGTGCTGCTCCCTTCCTCATCCTTTTCCTGATCCCGGTCCAGTCCAATACAGACCAGCACCAGAACCTCTTGAAGGTGCTGCTGAGCTTCGCCTCTGGTGGCCTGCTGGGAGACGCCTTTCTGCACCTCATCCCTCACGCCCTGG AGCCTCACTCTAACCATGGAGACGAGGGACAAGGCCACTCTGACAGTGAAGAATCACAGTATCATGGCCACTCACATG GTGCTGCCCATGGTCACATGATGTCAGTAGGGCTGTGGGTTCTCGGTGGAATCGTGGCCTTCCTGGTGGTGGAGAAATTTGTTCGCCTCCTGAAGGGTGGACACGGACACTCCCACTCTCAGG CTGCTCCTAAGGCAAAGGAGAGTGACGgggagaaaaagaagaagaatgaGGGTGAGAaagatttaaaagaaaacaaagatGAGAAGACTCCAAAAGAAGTGGAGGAGAAAACTACAG ATATCAAGGTGTCGGGCTACCTGAACCTGGCTGCTGACTTCACACACAATTTCACTGACGGGTTGGCCATCGGGGCATCGTTCCTGGTGGGCCCAGCAGTAGGCACAGTCACCACTCTCACCATCCTGCTGCACGAGGTGCCCCACGAGATTGGCGACTTTGCCATCCTGGTCCAGTCTGGCTGCACCAAGAAGAAG GCTATGTGTCTACAGCTGCTGACAGCCTTGGGGGCTCTTGCCGGCACAGCCTGCTCCCTATTGGCTGAGGGGGTGGGTGCGGCCGCCACAGCCTGGATCCTACCATTCACTGCGGGTGGCTTTGTGTACATTGCCACGGTGACGGTTCTGCCTGAGCTGCTGGTTGGCCGCTCCAGTCTGGGCCAATCAGTGATGGAGATCCTAGCGATGCTGGTTGGAATTTACATGATGGTGCTAATCGCAGAGTATGAGTGA